From Piliocolobus tephrosceles isolate RC106 chromosome 16, ASM277652v3, whole genome shotgun sequence, the proteins below share one genomic window:
- the UBTF gene encoding nucleolar transcription factor 1 isoform X2 yields the protein MNGEADCPTDLEMAAPKGQDRWSQEDMLTLLECMKNNLPSNDSSKFKTTESHMDWEKVAFKDFSGDMCKLKWVEISNEVRKFRTLTELILDAQEHVKNPYKGKKLKKHPDFPKKPLTPYFRFFMEKRAKYAKLHPEMSNLDLTKILSKKYKELPEKKKMKYIQDFQREKQEFERNLARFREDHPDLIQNAKKSDIPEKPKTPQQLWYTHEKKVYLKVRPDEIMRDYIQKHPELNISEEGITKSTLTKAERQLKDKFDGRPTKPPPNSYSLYCAELMANMKDVPSTERMVLCSQQWKLLSQKEKDAYHKKCDQKKKDYEVELLRFLESLPEEEQQRVLGEEKMLNINKKQATSPASKKPAQEGGKGGSEKPKRPVSAMFIFSEEKRRQLQEERPELSESELTRLLARMWNDLSEKKKAKYKAREAALKAQSERKPGGEREERGKLPESPKRAEEIWQQSVIGDYLARFKNDRVKALKAMEMTWNNMEKKEKLMWIKKAAEDQKRYERELSEMRAPPAATNSSKKMKFQGEPKKPPMNGYQKFSQELLSNGELNHLPLKERMVEIGSRWQRISQSQKEHYKKLAEEQQKQYKVHLDLWVKSLSPQDRAAYKEYISNKRKSMTKLRGPNPKSSRTTLQSKSESEEDDEEDEDDEDEDEEEEDDENGDSSEDGGDSSESSSEDESEDGDENEEDDEDEDDDEDDDEDEDNESEGSSSSSSSSGDSSDSDSN from the exons ATGAACGGAGAAGCCGACTGCCCCACAGACCTGGAAATGGCCGCCCCCAAAGGCCAAG ACCGTTGGTCCCAAGAAGACATGCTGACTTTGCTGGAATGCATGAAGAACAACCTTCCATCAAATGACAGCTCCAAATTCAAAACCACCGAATCACATATGGACTGGGAAAAAGTTGCATTTAAGGACTTTTCTGGAGACATGTGCAAGCTCAAATGGGTGGAGATTTCTAACGAG GTGAGGAAGTTCCGTACATTGACAGAATTGATCCTCGATGCTCAGGAACATGTTAAAAATCCTTACAAAGGCAAAAAACTGAAG aaacacccagaCTTCCCAAAGAAGCCCCTGACCCCTTATTTCCGCTTCTTCATGGAGAAGCGGGCCAAGTATGCGAAACTCCACCCTGAGATGAGCAACCTGGACCTAACCAAGATTCTGTCCAAGAAATACAAGGAGCTTCCGGAGAAGAAGAAG ATGAAATATATTCAGGACttccagagagagaaacaggagtTCGAGCGAAACCTGGCCCGATTCAG GGAGGATCACCCCGACCTAATCCAGAATGCCAAGAAATCGGACATCCCAGAGAAGCCCAAAACCCCCCAGCAGCTGTGGTACACCCACGAGAAGAAGGTGTATCTCAAAGTGCGGCCAGAT GAGATCATGAGAGACTATATCCAGAAGCACCCAGAGCTGAACATCAGTGAGGAGGGTATCACCAAGTCCACCCTCACCAAAGCTGAACGCCAGCTCAAGGACAAGTTTGATGGGCGACCCACTAAGCCACCTCC GAACAGCTACTCGCTGTACTGCGCAGAGCTCATGGCCAACATGAAGGACGTGCCCAGCACGGAGCGCATGGTGCTGTGCAGCCAGCAGTGGAAGCTGCTGTCCCAGAAGGAGAAGGACGCCTATCACAAGAAGTGTGACCAG aaaaagaaagattacGAGGTGGAGCTGCTCCGTTTCCTCGAG AGCCTGCCTGAGGAGGAGCAGCAGCGGGTCCTGGGGGAGGAGAAGATGCTGAACATCAACAAGAAGCAGGCCACCAGCCCCGCCTCCAAGAAACCAGCCCAGGAAGGGGGCAAG GGCGGCTCCGAGAAGCCCAAGCGGCCCGTGTCGGCCATGTTCATCTTCTCGGAGGAGAAGCGGCGGCAGCTGCAGGAGGAGCGGCCTGAGCTCTCCGAGAGCGAGCTGACCCGCCTGCTGGCCCGAATGTGGAACGACCTGTCTGAGAAGAAGAAG GCCAAGTACAAGGCCCGGGAGGCGGCGCTCAAGGCTCAGTCGGAGAGGAAGCCCGGCGGGGAGCGCGAGGAACGGGGCAAGCTGCCCGAGTCCCCCAAGAGAGCTGAGGAGATCTGGCAACAGAGCGTCATCGGCGACTACCTGGCCCGCTTCAAG AATGACCGGGTGAAGGCCTTGAAAGCCATGGAAATGACCTGGAATAACatggaaaagaaggagaaactgaTGTGGATTAAGAAGGCAGCCGAAGACCAAAAGCGATACGAG AGAGAGCTGAGTGAGATGCGGGCACCTCCAGCTGCTACAAATTCTTCCAAGAAGATGAAATTCCAGGGAGAACCCAAGAAGCCTCCCAT GAACGGTTACCAGAAGTTCTCCCAGGAGCTGCTGTCCAATGGGGAGCTGAACCACCTGCCGCTGAAGGAGCGCATGGTGGAGATAGGCAGCCGCTGGCAGCGCATCTCCCAGAGCCAGAAGGAGCACTACAAAAAGCTGGCCGAGGAGCAACAAAAGCAGTACAAGGTGCACCTGGACCTCTGGGTCAAG AGCCTGTCTCCCCAGGACCGTGCAGCATATAAAGAGTACATCTCCAAC AAACGTAAGAGCATGACCAAGCTGCGAGGCCCAAACCCCAAATCCAGCCGGACTACTCTGCAGTCCAAGTCG GAGTCCGAGGAGGATGATGAAGAGGATGAGGATGATGAGGACgaggatgaagaggaggaagatgatgagAATGGGGACTCCTCTGAAGATGGCGGCGACTCCTCTGAGTCCAGCAGCGAGGATGAGAGCGAGGATGGGGACGAG AATGAAGAGGATGATGAGGACGAAGATGATGACGAGGATGACGATGAGGATGAAGACAACGAGTCCGAGGGCAGcagctccagctcctcctcctcaggGGACTCCTCAGACTCTGACTCCAACTGA
- the UBTF gene encoding nucleolar transcription factor 1 isoform X1 — MNGEADCPTDLEMAAPKGQDRWSQEDMLTLLECMKNNLPSNDSSKFKTTESHMDWEKVAFKDFSGDMCKLKWVEISNEVRKFRTLTELILDAQEHVKNPYKGKKLKKHPDFPKKPLTPYFRFFMEKRAKYAKLHPEMSNLDLTKILSKKYKELPEKKKMKYIQDFQREKQEFERNLARFREDHPDLIQNAKKSDIPEKPKTPQQLWYTHEKKVYLKVRPDATTKEVKDSLGKQWSQLSDKKRLKWIHKALEQRKEYEEIMRDYIQKHPELNISEEGITKSTLTKAERQLKDKFDGRPTKPPPNSYSLYCAELMANMKDVPSTERMVLCSQQWKLLSQKEKDAYHKKCDQKKKDYEVELLRFLESLPEEEQQRVLGEEKMLNINKKQATSPASKKPAQEGGKGGSEKPKRPVSAMFIFSEEKRRQLQEERPELSESELTRLLARMWNDLSEKKKAKYKAREAALKAQSERKPGGEREERGKLPESPKRAEEIWQQSVIGDYLARFKNDRVKALKAMEMTWNNMEKKEKLMWIKKAAEDQKRYERELSEMRAPPAATNSSKKMKFQGEPKKPPMNGYQKFSQELLSNGELNHLPLKERMVEIGSRWQRISQSQKEHYKKLAEEQQKQYKVHLDLWVKSLSPQDRAAYKEYISNKRKSMTKLRGPNPKSSRTTLQSKSESEEDDEEDEDDEDEDEEEEDDENGDSSEDGGDSSESSSEDESEDGDENEEDDEDEDDDEDDDEDEDNESEGSSSSSSSSGDSSDSDSN, encoded by the exons ATGAACGGAGAAGCCGACTGCCCCACAGACCTGGAAATGGCCGCCCCCAAAGGCCAAG ACCGTTGGTCCCAAGAAGACATGCTGACTTTGCTGGAATGCATGAAGAACAACCTTCCATCAAATGACAGCTCCAAATTCAAAACCACCGAATCACATATGGACTGGGAAAAAGTTGCATTTAAGGACTTTTCTGGAGACATGTGCAAGCTCAAATGGGTGGAGATTTCTAACGAG GTGAGGAAGTTCCGTACATTGACAGAATTGATCCTCGATGCTCAGGAACATGTTAAAAATCCTTACAAAGGCAAAAAACTGAAG aaacacccagaCTTCCCAAAGAAGCCCCTGACCCCTTATTTCCGCTTCTTCATGGAGAAGCGGGCCAAGTATGCGAAACTCCACCCTGAGATGAGCAACCTGGACCTAACCAAGATTCTGTCCAAGAAATACAAGGAGCTTCCGGAGAAGAAGAAG ATGAAATATATTCAGGACttccagagagagaaacaggagtTCGAGCGAAACCTGGCCCGATTCAG GGAGGATCACCCCGACCTAATCCAGAATGCCAAGAAATCGGACATCCCAGAGAAGCCCAAAACCCCCCAGCAGCTGTGGTACACCCACGAGAAGAAGGTGTATCTCAAAGTGCGGCCAGAT GCCACTACGAAGGAGGTGAAGGACTCCCTGGGGAAGCAGTGGTCTCAGCTCTCGGACAAAAAGAGGCTGAAATGGATTCATAAGGCCCTGGAGCAGCGGAAGGAGTACGAG GAGATCATGAGAGACTATATCCAGAAGCACCCAGAGCTGAACATCAGTGAGGAGGGTATCACCAAGTCCACCCTCACCAAAGCTGAACGCCAGCTCAAGGACAAGTTTGATGGGCGACCCACTAAGCCACCTCC GAACAGCTACTCGCTGTACTGCGCAGAGCTCATGGCCAACATGAAGGACGTGCCCAGCACGGAGCGCATGGTGCTGTGCAGCCAGCAGTGGAAGCTGCTGTCCCAGAAGGAGAAGGACGCCTATCACAAGAAGTGTGACCAG aaaaagaaagattacGAGGTGGAGCTGCTCCGTTTCCTCGAG AGCCTGCCTGAGGAGGAGCAGCAGCGGGTCCTGGGGGAGGAGAAGATGCTGAACATCAACAAGAAGCAGGCCACCAGCCCCGCCTCCAAGAAACCAGCCCAGGAAGGGGGCAAG GGCGGCTCCGAGAAGCCCAAGCGGCCCGTGTCGGCCATGTTCATCTTCTCGGAGGAGAAGCGGCGGCAGCTGCAGGAGGAGCGGCCTGAGCTCTCCGAGAGCGAGCTGACCCGCCTGCTGGCCCGAATGTGGAACGACCTGTCTGAGAAGAAGAAG GCCAAGTACAAGGCCCGGGAGGCGGCGCTCAAGGCTCAGTCGGAGAGGAAGCCCGGCGGGGAGCGCGAGGAACGGGGCAAGCTGCCCGAGTCCCCCAAGAGAGCTGAGGAGATCTGGCAACAGAGCGTCATCGGCGACTACCTGGCCCGCTTCAAG AATGACCGGGTGAAGGCCTTGAAAGCCATGGAAATGACCTGGAATAACatggaaaagaaggagaaactgaTGTGGATTAAGAAGGCAGCCGAAGACCAAAAGCGATACGAG AGAGAGCTGAGTGAGATGCGGGCACCTCCAGCTGCTACAAATTCTTCCAAGAAGATGAAATTCCAGGGAGAACCCAAGAAGCCTCCCAT GAACGGTTACCAGAAGTTCTCCCAGGAGCTGCTGTCCAATGGGGAGCTGAACCACCTGCCGCTGAAGGAGCGCATGGTGGAGATAGGCAGCCGCTGGCAGCGCATCTCCCAGAGCCAGAAGGAGCACTACAAAAAGCTGGCCGAGGAGCAACAAAAGCAGTACAAGGTGCACCTGGACCTCTGGGTCAAG AGCCTGTCTCCCCAGGACCGTGCAGCATATAAAGAGTACATCTCCAAC AAACGTAAGAGCATGACCAAGCTGCGAGGCCCAAACCCCAAATCCAGCCGGACTACTCTGCAGTCCAAGTCG GAGTCCGAGGAGGATGATGAAGAGGATGAGGATGATGAGGACgaggatgaagaggaggaagatgatgagAATGGGGACTCCTCTGAAGATGGCGGCGACTCCTCTGAGTCCAGCAGCGAGGATGAGAGCGAGGATGGGGACGAG AATGAAGAGGATGATGAGGACGAAGATGATGACGAGGATGACGATGAGGATGAAGACAACGAGTCCGAGGGCAGcagctccagctcctcctcctcaggGGACTCCTCAGACTCTGACTCCAACTGA
- the LOC113219787 gene encoding basic salivary proline-rich protein 2-like, protein MTLLDLRGLWEGDRFPPPPQPGGDPDAAQPPPAPERSGRTAPGDRIRIPAAPPSRAPFAVPARTGGRTAGEKRPSLPPAPEPPTLARGAATTQPPRRARRSPAQRRDRGGNRRLLPRACGPAPPAPPPRPPGSRAKERAGGRRPGGGGAALTGPAAPSGGRGELRLPDPRSAGSSASGRGSAQASLPAFPSPGSRRPPKCPGLLAPGPLLGGRSGSLLGAHRTPRFAPCCPAPNPARVLSRLGYPAQRGLRASRSGGSLPGSEWRRPPPLGRAQPQLPPAAAAAPPPGEAAALGRRLLLLWRRRLWLLPAAPRGEKHKAQRPPPAGSPPAAGPGLSSHTPRRRRSLSRRSGEEEGEGRRRSGRGGGRSGAASASFPVERTPTPGERAPARPPRRLRSLPQPARAGSAGGSWEEGRELGGPGRPRRREGRRGGGWWWCWCWWRRWLRRLLLPPPPPGEGGAGAGRHAAARMAAGLGAGAGGRRERPRQTRGGASRLCRRGREGRGAAAERVPGGAPGGREGLGGRPLPCSGALPQVLPAQTRASRPALSRLPERAVRAHPHPPERGHWFGAHARRSRRPASAPTLRSSHCRTVHRKL, encoded by the exons ATGACCTTATTAGACTTAAGGGGTCTCTGGGAGGGGGA CCGGTTCCCCCCGCCTCCGCAACCCGGCGGGGACCCGGACGCAGCGCAGCCGCCGCCAGCCCCGGAGCGCAGCGGCCGCACCGCCCCCGGGGACCGGATCCGGATTCCCGCCGCTCCCCCCTCCCGGGCTCCCTTCGCCGTCCCCGCCCGCACAGGCGGGCGAACAGCCGGAGAGAAGCGGCCTAGCCTGCCCCCCGCCCCCGAGCCACCCACCCTGGCCAGAGGCGCCGCCACCACCCAGCCACCCCGACGCGCACGGAGGAGCCCGGCACAGAGGCGCGACCGCGGCGGGAACCGCCGCCTCCTCCCCCGAGCCTGCGGCCCAGCCCCGCCGGCGCCCCCGCCCCGGCCTCCGGGGAGCCGAGCCAAGGAGAGGGCGGGAGGACGGCGGCCGGGAGGCGGGGGCGCAGCGCTCACCGGCCCCGCCGCCCCCTCCGGCGGCCGGGGAGAACTGCGCCTGCCGGATCCGAGAAGCGCGGGCTCCTCCGCCAGCGGCCGTGGCTCGGCTCAGGCCTCGCTTCCTGCCTTCCCCTCCCCCGGCTCTCGGCGTCCTCCCAAGTGCCCTGGTCTGCTCGCGCCCGGTCCCCTGCTCGGTGGTCGCTCCGGGTCCCTGCTGGGCGCCCACCGCACCCCGCGGTTCGCTCCCTGCTGTCCGGCCCCGAACCCAGCGCGCGTCCTCAGCCGCCTCGGTTACCCGGCGCAGCGCGGCCTCCGGGCTTCCCGCTCCGGCGGCTCCCTCCCCGGCTCTGAGTGGCGGCGCCCTCCCCCGCTCGGCCGGGCACAGCCGCAGCTCCCTCCCGCGGCGGCAGCGGCTCCTCCTccgggcgaggcggcggcgcTGGGGcggcggctgctgctgctgtggcgGCGGCGGCTGTGGCTGCTGCCTGCTGCTCCTCGCGGCGAAAAGCACAAAGCACAGCGCCCTCCGCCTGCAGGCAGCCCGCCCGCCGCCGGCCCCGGCCTCAGCTCGCACAccccccgccgccgccgcagcctcAGCCGCCGGagcggggaggaggagggagaagggaggaggaggagcgggAGGGGGGGCGGGAGAAGCGGGGCAGCGAGCGCGTCCTTCCCCGTAGAGCGCACACCGACCCCCGGGGAGCGAGCGCCAGCCCGCCCGCCTCGCCGGCTCCGCTCCCTCCCACAGCCTGCCCGGGCGGGCTCCGCGGGGGGCAGCTGGGAGGAGGGGCGGGAGCTGGGGGGACCCGGGCGGCCGAGgcggagggaaggaaggaggggaggggggtggtggtggtgctggtgctggtggcGGCGGTGGCTGCGGcggctgctgctgccgccgccgccgccgggggAGGGGGGGGCCGGGGCAGGGAGACACGCAGCCGCCCGGATGGCGGCGGGGCTCGGAGCCGGGGCGGGCGGGCGCCGAGAGCGACCTCGCCAGACCCGCGGGGGAGCTAGCAGGCTTTGCCGGCGCGGGAGGGAGGGCCGAGGCGCGGCCGCGGAGAGGGTGCCCGGAGGGGCCCCCGGCGGCCGGGAAGGCTTGGGGGGGCGCCCACTGCCCTGCTCCGGAGCTCTCCCCCAAGTCCTTCCAGCTCAGACTAGGGCTTCCAGGCCAGCTCTCTCCCGCCTCCCGGAGCGAGCGGTCCGCGCCCACCCTCATCCCCCGGAGCGTGGCCACTGGTTTGGGGCGCACGCACGCCGATCGCGGCGTCCAGCTTCGGCGCCTACCTTGCGGTCCTCTCATTGCCGAACGGTACataggaaactttaa